One Lycium barbarum isolate Lr01 chromosome 5, ASM1917538v2, whole genome shotgun sequence genomic window carries:
- the LOC132641291 gene encoding uncharacterized protein LOC132641291 has translation MTTSRRLADRKVERFEKNITKRGAVPETTAKKGNQYPVGPILLGFFVFVVIGSSLFQIIRTATSGGVA, from the exons ATG ACTACATCAAGACGTCTCGCTGACAGGAAGGTGGAGAGGTTTGAGAAAAACATCACCAAGCGAGGAGCTGTTCCTGAAACCACCGCAAAGAAAGGAAACCAGTATCCTGTTGGCCCTATATTGCTTGGTTTCTTCGTCTTTGTTGTCATTGGCTCAT CTTTGTTCCAGATAATAAGGACAGCAACCAGCGGGGGAGTGGCTTAA